One genomic region from Populus nigra chromosome 8, ddPopNigr1.1, whole genome shotgun sequence encodes:
- the LOC133702109 gene encoding uncharacterized protein LOC133702109 → MNDQPPATIMNQQPPLLMSQAPPIPVMNPAQPPPPPISIQSQMLSHSQAMNQPQPLMMMNQRPYKKFQNQQQNPLKFNNNFVPSKPRSSSNNNNWKGKNVNNNKRMENSNNNPALSGGGGYKPPSLNDLQTQNRMKARKYYHPKKKFNNRFAPYAPRNTTSFIIRAKKSGGIASLVSPCPVTPAVLPTPIFSPSREVLGDMAKEEWGVDGYGSMKGLIRLRSPGNEANEDEEDEEGNGSSESDVEEHVEVERRLDHDLSRFEMIYPSGGGGEYSYNNVLENRVDDQDTHIAQLEEENLTLKERLFLMERELGDLRRRLQFLERQQHHHHGQSSSAMVVEDVNEEVVENVSENDENESDGVTDIGGNTGGDGNEEVMEYVGGNGERRNVRDGGKEESNDVCMEENVPDDHLIVKHKVKDENATSGYVGDDEVVGNDEVIIKENEVKGGERGDWFVPTDAETGKDDGAKDEERGIEVLLDRLVAKEEEEPVQG, encoded by the coding sequence ATGAACGATCAGCCACCGGCGACGATCATGAACCAGCAGCCACCGCTATTGATGAGTCAGGCACCGCCTATTCCGGTCATGAATCCGGCACAACCTCCTCCTCCACCGATTTCTATTCAGTCACAGATGTTGAGTCACAGTCAAGCCATGAATCAACCACAGCCGTTGATGATGATGAACCAGAGACCGTACAAGAAGTTTCAAAATCAGCAGCAGAATCCGTTGAAGTTCAATAACAATTTTGTCCCTTCGAAGCCTCgaagcagcagcaacaacaacaactggAAGGGTAAAAAtgtcaacaacaacaaaagaatgGAGAATTCCAATAATAACCCTGCCTTATCCGGTGGTGGAGGGTATAAGCCGCCGAGCTTGAATGATTTGCAAACACAAAACAGAATGAAAGCGCGGAAATATTATCATCCgaagaagaaatttaataaCCGTTTCGCGCCTTATGCCCCGAGGAATACGACGTCGTTTATTATCCGTGCGAAAAAGTCTGGTGGGATTGCGTCGTTGGTTTCGCCGTGTCCGGTGACTCCGGCGGTGTTGCCGACTCCGATATTTTCGCCATCGAGGGAGGTGTTGGGGGATATGGCGAAGGAGGAGTGGGGTGTTGATGGGTATGGATCGATGAAGGGGTTGATTAGGTTGAGATCGCCGGGGAACGAAGCGAATGAggatgaggaagatgaagagGGAAATGGATCGAGTGAGAGTGATGTAGAGGAGCATGTGGAAGTGGAGAGGAGATTGGATCATGATTTGAGTAGGTTTGAGATGATTTATCCAAGCGGCGGAGGAGGGGAGTATAGTTATAATAATGTTTTGGAGAATAGGGTTGATGATCAGGACACCCACATAGCGCAATTGGAAGAGGAGAATTTGACTTtgaaagaaagattgtttttgaTGGAGAGGGAGTTGGGGGATCTGAGGAGGAGGTTGCAGTTTTTAGAGAGGCAGCAGCATCATCATCATGGGCAGAGCAGTAGTGCTATGGTTGTGGAGGATGTTAATGAGGAGGTTGTGGAGAATGTTTCGGAGAATGATGAGAATGAGAGTGATGGAGTAACTGATATTGGTGGGAATACTGGAGGTGATGGTAACGAGGAGGTGATGGAGTATGTAGGTGGAAATGGAGAGAGAAGGAATGTTAGAGATGGTGGTAAGGAGGAGAGTAATGATGTTTGTATGGAAGAGAATGTACCTGATGATCACCTTATTGTGAAGCATAAGGTTAAGGATGAGAACGCAACTAGTGGATATGTAGGAGATGATGAAGTTGTAGGAAATGACGAAGTGATTATTAAGGAAAATGAAGTTAAGGGTGGAGAAAGAGGAGACTGGTTTGTACCTACTGATGCAGAAACGGGGAAGGATGATGGAGCAAAGGATGAAGAAAGGGGAATTGAAGTTTTGCTAGACAGGCTGGTtgcaaaggaggaggaggagcctGTCCAAGGGTGA
- the LOC133702368 gene encoding peroxidase N-like encodes MKRSSCYNGYSLFLTMLMLCVVARSQLTTDFYSTTCPNLLQIVRREVQKAIKFETRMAASLIRLHFHDCFVNGCDASVLLDGNDGEKFALPNINSARGFEVVDAIKTAVESQCSGVVSCADILAIAARDSVLLSGGKSWRVLLGRRDGLVANQTGANAKLPSPFEDVDTIINKFAAVGLNIIDVVALSGAHTIGQARCATFNNRLFNFSGTGAPDSTMESSMVSDLQNLCPLTDDGNKTTALDRNSTDLFDNHYFQNLLNNKGLLSSDQELFSSTNLTTKDLVQTYSTNQNLFLNDFANSMIKMGNISPLTGSSGEIRKKCSVVNS; translated from the exons ATGAAGAGGTCGAGCTGCTATAATGGTTATTCGTTGTTTCTGACAATGTTGATGTTATGTGTAGTTGCCAGGTCCCAACTGACTACTGATTTCTATTCGACAACATGTCCTAACCTTCTCCAAATTGTCCGTAGAGAAGTTCAGAAAGCTATCAAGTTCGAAACACGTATGGCAGCCTCTTTGATTCGGCTTCATTTTCATGACTGCTTTGTCAAT GGTTGTGATGCATCAGTTCTGCTGGATGGGAATGATGGTGAGAAGTTTGCTTTGCCTAACATAAACTCGGCAAGGGGATTTGAAGTTGTGGATGCAATAAAAACTGCTGTGGAAAGCCAATGTAGTGGTGTTGTATCTTGTGCTGATATACTAGCCATAGCTGCCCGAGATTCGGTCCTCCTA AGTGGGGGGAAATCATGGAGAGTTCTGCTCGGAAGAAGAGATGGACTAGTGGCTAACCAGACTGGAGCAAATGCTAAACTTCCTTCCCCGTTTGAAGATGTGGATACGATCATCAACAAGTTTGCTGCAGTAGGATTAAATATCATAGACGTAGTCGCCTTATCCG GTGCTCACACAATTGGACAAGCAAGATGTGCCACCTTCAACAACAGATTGTTCAACTTCTCGGGAACCGGTGCTCCGGACAGTACAATGGAATCAAGTATGGTGTCTGATCTGCAAAATCTATGTCCACTAACTGATGATGGCAACAAGACTACAGCTCTTGATCGGAACTCCACTGATCTGTTTGACAACCACTATTTCCAGAACTTGCTAAACAATAAGGGTCTTCTCTCTTCTGACCAAGAACTATTTTCAAGTACCAATTTGACAACCAAAGATCTGGTTCAGACCTATAGCACTAATCAAAATCTTTTCTTAAATGACTTTGCTAATTCCATGATCAAAATGGGGAATATAAGCCCGCTAACAGGGTCTAGTGGAGAGATCAGGAAAAAATGTAGTGTGGTTAATTCGTAA
- the LOC133702322 gene encoding callose synthase 3-like: MASTSRGGGGGMGMDQAAAGVGTGATPPPTQRRITRTQTAGNLGESVFDSEIVPSSLFEIAPILRVANEVETSNPRVAYLCRFYAFEKAHRLDPTSSGRGVRQFKTALLQRLERENDPTLMGRVKKSDAREMQGFYQHYYKKYIQALHNAADKADRAQLTKAYQTANVLFEVLKAVNMTQSIEVDREILEAQNKVAEKTQIYLPYNILPLDPDSADQAIMRYPEIQAAVLALRNTRGLPWPKDYKKITDQDVLDWLQAMFGFQKDNVANQREHLILLLANVHMRQFVNPDQQPKLDERALTEVMKKLFKNYKKWCKYLDRKSSLWLPTIQQEVQQRKLLYMGLYLLIWGEAANLRFMPECLCYIYHHMAFELYGMLAGNVSPMTGENVKPAYGGEEEAFLRKVVTPIYNVIAKEAERSKKGKSKHSQWRNYDDINEYFWSVDCFRLGWPMRADADFFCLSSEQPRSVQNGDDKPAYRDRRVGKVNFVEIRTFWHVFRSFDRMWSFFILCLQAMIIVAWNGSGKLSAIFSGDVFKKVLSVFITAAILKLGQAILDVILSWKARQIMSFHVKLRYILKVVSAAAWVVVLPVTYAYTWKENPPGFAQTIKGWFGNSSSSSSLFVLAIVIYLAPNMLAALLFLFPFIRRFLERSDYRIVMFMMWWSQPRLYVGRGMHESTISLFKYTMFWVLLIVTKLAFSYYIEIKPLVDPTKAIMDVHITAFQWHEFFPQAKNNIGVVIALWAPIILVYFMDAQIWYAIFSTLFGGIYGAFRRLGEIRTLGMLRSRFQSLPGAFNACLIPDEKSERKKKSLKARFSRNFNENPPNKDTEAPRFAQLWNKIISSFREEDLISNREMDLLLVPYWADRDLGVLGLTQWPPFLLASKIPIALDMAKDSNGKDKELKKRIEADNYMSCAVCECYASFKNIIKFLVQGIPETKVIDSIFVEVEKHIKQGDLISEYKMSALPLLYDHLVKLIQCLVDNRPEDRDQVVILFQDMLEVVTRDIMEDQISSLVDSIPDGSGYEGMTPLEQQYQLFASAGAIKFPIEPETEAWKEKIKRLFLLLTTKESAMDVPSNLEARRRISFFSNSLFMDMPAAPKVRNMLSFSVLTPYYTEEVLFSLHDLEVPNEDGVSILFYLQKIFPDEWNHFLERVNCTGEEELKERDDLEELRLWASYRGQTLTRTVRGMMYYRHALELQAFLDIAKHEDLMEGYKAIELNTEDQSKGGSSLLAECQAVADMKFTYVVSCQQYGIHKRSGDPRAQDILRLMTTYPSLRVAYIDEVEETNPDKSKKVIQKVYYSSLVKAALPKSIDSSEPVQNLDQVIYRIKLPGPAILGEGKPENQNHAIIFTRGEGLQTIDMNQDNYMEEALKMRNLLQEFLKKPDGVRHPSILGLREHIFTGSVSSLAWFMSNQETSFVTIGQRLLANPLKVRFHYGHPDVFDRLFHLTRGGVSKASKVINLSEDIFAGFNSTLREGNVTHHEYIQVGKGRDVGLNQISMFEAKIANGNGEQTLSRDIYRLGHRFDFFRMLSCYFTTVGFYFSTLITVLTVYVFLYGRLYLVLSGLEEGLSTQKAIRDNKPLQVALASQSFVQIGFLMALPMLMEIGLERGFRTALSEFLLMQLQLAPVFFTFSLGTKTHYYGRTLLHGGAKYRSTGRGFVVFHAKFADNYRLYSRSHFVKGIEMMILLVVYQIFGQPYRSAVAYVLITISMWFMVGTWLFAPFLFNPSGFEWQKIVDDWSDWNKWISNRGGIGVPPEKSWESWWEEEQEHLHHSGKRGILAEILLSLRFFIYQYGLVYHLTITKKMKDRSFLIYGISWLVIFLILFVMKTVSVGRRKFSANFQLVFRLIKGMIFLTFVSILVTLIALPHMTVQDVIVCILAFMPTGWGMLLIAQACKPVVQRAGFWGSVRTLARGYEIVMGLLLFTPVAFLAWFPFVSEFQTRMLFNQAFSRGLQISRILGGHGKGRSSRNKE, translated from the exons ATGGCGTCGACGtcgagaggaggaggaggaggaatggGGATGGATCAGGCGGCGGCGGGGGTAGGGACTGGAGCCACACCACCGCCGACGCAACGGAGGATAACGAGGACGCAGACTGCGGGGAATCTGGGAGAGTCGGTATTTGATAGCGAAATAGTGCCTTCTTCGCTTTTTGAGATAGCGCCGATTCTTCGTGTTGCAAATGAAGTTGAAACTAGCAATCCTAGAGTTGCTTATCTTT GTCGATTTTATGCCTTTGAGAAGGCTCATAGGTTGGATCCTACTTCGAGTGGACGAGGTGTTCGTCAATTTAAAACCGCGCTTCTTCAGCGTTTGGAAAGG GAGAATGATCCAACCTTGATGGGAAGGGTTAAAAAAAGTGATGCACGAGAAATGCAGGGTTTTTATCAGCATTACTACAAAAAATACATCCAAGCATTGCACAATGCTGCTGATAAAGCTGACCG CGCCCAGCTTACCAAGGCTTATCAGACTGCCAATGTGCTCTTTGAGGTTTTAAAGGCCGTTAATATGACACAATCCATTGAAGTTGATCGCGAG ATTTTAGAAGCTCAAAATAAAGTTGCAGAAAAAACTCAGATCTATCTCCCTTACAATATTCTGCCACTTGATCCAGATAGTGCAGATCAAGCGATTATGAGATATCCTGAA ATCCAAGCTGCTGTTTTGGCTCTGCGTAACACAAGGGGTCTTCCATGGCCCAAGGACTACAAGAAGATAACGGACCAAGATGTTTTGGATTGGCTTCAAGCAATGTTCGGGTTTCAG AAGGATAATGTGGCAAATCAAAGAGAGCACTTAATCTTATTACTTGCTAACGTGCACATGCGACAATTTGTCAACCCAGATCAACAACCGAAG TTGGATGAGCGTGCATTGACTGAAGTGATGAAGAAACTTTTTAAGAACTACAAAAAATGGTGCAAGTACTTGGACAGAAAAAGTAGCCTTTG GTTACCGACCATACAGCAGGAGGTGCAGCAGCGTAAATTATTGTACATGGGTTTGTATCTTTTGATATGGGGGGAAGCTGCGAACCTCAGATTCATGCCGGAATGCCTTTGCTATATCTATCATCAT ATGGCATTTGAGTTATATGGCATGCTAGCTGGAAATGTCAGTCCTATGACTGGAGAAAATGTAAAGCCAGCCTATGGAGGTGAAGAAGAGGCTTTCTTGAGGAAAGTTGTTACTCCTATATACAATGTGATTGCAAAG GAAGCTGAAAGGAGTAAAAAAGGGAAGTCAAAGCATTCTCAATGGAGGAACTACGATGATATAAATGAGTACTTCTG GTCAGTTGATTGTTTCCGCTTAGGCTGGCCAATGCGTGCAGATGCTGATTTCTTTTGCCTGTCTTCTGAACAACCCCGTTCTGTACAAAATGGG GATGATAAACCAGCCTATAGAGATCGACGGGTAGGAAAAGTTAATTTCGTGGAGATACGAACATTCTGGCATGTCTTTAGAAGCTTTGATCGAATGTggagtttttttattctgtGCTTACAG GCTATGATTATTGTTGCTTGGAATGGTTCGGGCAAACTGAGTGCTATCTTTAGTGGTGATGTATTTAAGAAAGTATTGAGTGTCTTCATCACTGCTGCCATATTAAAGCTTGGGCAAG CTATCCTTGATGTCATCCTTAGTTGGAAAGCACGGCAGATAATGTCATTCCATGTCAAGTTGAGATATATTTTGAAGGTTGTTTCAGCTGCTGCATGGGTGGTTGTTTTACCAGTAACTTATGCTTACACTTGGAAGGAGAATCCCCCAGGATTTGCTCAAACCATCAAAGGTTGGTTTGGCAACAGTTCAAGCTCGTCTTCCTTGTTTGTATTGGCTATAGTTATCTACTTGGCACCAAATATGCTGGCAgcattattgtttctttttcccttCATACGTCGATTCCTTGAGAGGTCCGACTATAGGATTGTGATGTTTATGATGTGGTGGTCGCAG CCTCGGCTCTATGTTGGGAGGGGAATGCATGAGAGTACAATTTCTCTCTTCAA GTATACAatgttttgggttcttcttaTAGTAACAAAGTTGGCATTTAGTTATTACATAGAG ATTAAGCCTTTAGTTGATCCAACAAAAGCCATAATGGATGTCCATATAACGGCTTTCCAATGGCATGAATTCTTTCCACAAG CAAAGAACAATATTGGTGTGGTGATTGCGCTCTGGGCTCCAATCATTCTT GTGTATTTTATGGATGCCCAGATTTGGTATGCAATATTTTCCACATTATTTGGAGGAATTTATGGTGCATTTCGACGTCTTGGAGAG atTCGAACATTGGGAATGCTTAGATCTCGTTTCCAATCATTACCTGGTGCTTTCAATGCCTGTTTAATTCCAGACGAAAAGAGTGAGCGAAAGAAGAAAAGCTTGAAGGCAAGGTTTTCTCGCAATTTTAATGAG AACCCCCCCAACAAAGATACAGAGGCACCAAGGTTTGCACAGCTTTGGAATAAAATCATCAGTAGTTTTAGAGAGGAAGATCTTATAAGCAATAG GGAAATGGATTTGTTGCTTGTTCCATATTGGGCTGACCGTGATTTGGGTGTTTTGGGCCTTACACAATGGCCTCCATTTTTGCTCGCTAGCAAG ATCCCAATAGCATTAGACATGGCTAAGGACAGTAATGGTAAGGATAAAGAGCTGAAAAAGAGAATCGAGGCTGACAACTACATGTCTTGTGCTGTTTGTGAATGCTATGCTTCTTTTAAGAACATCATCAAGTTTTTGGTTCAAGGGATACCTGAGACAAA ggTGATTGATTCCATATTTGTTGAGGTTGAGAAGCACATAAAGCAAGGTGATCTGATAAGTGAATACAAAATGAGTGCTCTTCCTTTACTATACGATCACCTTGTGAAGCTTATCCAATGCTTG GTGGATAATAGGCCAGAGGACAGGGATCAAGTTGTGATTCTCTTCCAGGACATGCTGGAGGTTGTGACAAGAGACATAATGGAGGATCAAATATCCAG CCTGGTGGACTCTATCCCTGATGGATCTGGATATGAGGGAATGACACCCCTTGAACAACAATATCAGTTATTTGCATCTGCTGGAGCTATCAAGTTTCCAATTGAGCCAGAAACAGAAGCATGGAAAGAGAAG ATCAAGAGGCTTTTTCTTTTGCTTACCACAAAAGAATCTGCTATGGATGTACCATCCAACTTAGAAGCTAGGAGGCgtatttctttcttctcaaaCTCATTGTTTATGGACATGCCTGCGGCACCTAAAGTTCGCAATATGCTTTCTTTCTC TGTTTTAACTCCTTACTATACAGAGGAGGTACTTTTCTCCTTGCATGATTTGGAAGTGCCAAATGAAGATGGTGTTTCCATCCTCTTTTACTTGCAAAAGATCTTTCCAG ATGAGTGGAACCACTTTCTTGAACGAGTGAACTGCACTGGTGAAGAAGAACTTAAAGAAAGAGATGACTTGGAAGAACTTCGATTATGGGCATCATATAGGGGCCAGACTTTGACTAGAACAG TGAGAGGTATGATGTACTATCGGCATGCTCTGGAGCTTCAGGCATTCCTTGATATAGCCAAACATGAAG ATTTGATGGAGGGATATAAGGCAATTGAATTAAATACTGAAGATCAGTCAAAGGGGGGAAGCTCACTGTTGGCAGAGTGTCAAGCAGTAGCTGATATGAAATTTACATATGTAGTATCATGCCAGCAATATGGGATTCACAAGCGTTCTGGTGATCCTCGTGCACAGGATATTCTGAGGCTCATGACAAC ATATCCGTCTCTCCGTGTGGCATACATTGATGAGGTTGAAGAAACTAATCCAGACAAATCCAAGAAGGTCATCCAAAAAGTTTACTATTCATCTCTAGTGAAAGCTGCCTTGCCCAAGTCCATTGATTCTTCTGAGCCAGTGCAAAACTTGGACCAG GTCATTTACCGGATAAAACTTCCAGGACCAGCTATCTTGGGTGAAGGAAAACCTGAAAACCAGAACCATGCTATTATCTTTACACGTGGAGAAGGCTTGCAAACAATAGATATGAACCAG GATAACTACATGGAAGAAGCCTTAAAAATGAGGAATTTGCTGCAAGAATTTCTTAAAAAGCCTGATGGTGTGAGGCATCCTTCGATACTTGGACTTAGAGAGCATATATTTACTGGAAG TGTGTCATCTCTTGCTTGGTTTATGTCAAATCAGGAAACCAGTTTTGTGACTATTGGTCAGAGGCTACTGGCCAACCCTCTGAA GGTGCGGTTCCACTATGGTCATCCAGATGTATTTGATAGGCTTTTCCATCTCACTAGAGGGGGTGTTAGTAAAGCATCTAAGGTTATCAATCTGAGTGAAGATATATTTGCTG GCTTCAATTCCACACTACGTGAAGGGAATGTTACCCATCATGAATATATACAAGTTGGGAAGGGGAGAGATGTGGGCCTTAATCAAATTTCCATGTTCGAGGCCAAAATAGCTAATGGCAATGGAGAGCAGACTCTGAGTCGTGATATCTACCGGCTTGGACACCGTTTTGACTTCTTCCGAATGTTGTCTTGCTATTTCACCACAGTTGGTTTCTACTTCAGTACTCTG ATTACAGTGCTCACAGTGTATGTATTCCTTTACGGCCGCCTATACCTTGTTCTCAGTGGGCTTGAAGAAGGTTTGAGTACTCAGAAAGCAATTCGAGACAACAAACCTCTTCAAGTGGCTCTTGCTTCTCAATCTTTTGTTCAAATAGGATTTTTGATGGCATTGCCTATGCTGATGGAAATTGGCTTGGAAAGGGGTTTCCGCACTGCACTAAGTGAATTTTTATTGATGCAATTACAACTAGCACCTgtatttttcacattttctCTTGGCACAAAGACCCACTACTATGGAAGGACATTGCTGCATGGTGGGGCAAAATATAGGTCCACTGGTAGAGGTTTTGTGGTCTTCCATGCCAAATTTGCTGACAACTATAGGCTTTATTCCCGCAGTCACTTTGTCAAGGGTATTGAGATGATGATTTTGCTTGTTGTTTATCAAATATTTGGTCAGCCATACAGAAGTGCAGTCGCCTATGTCCTAATAACTATATCTATGTGGTTTATGGTTGGTACCTGGCTTTTTGCTCCATTCCTCTTCAATCCTTCTGGTTTTGAGTGGCAGAAGATTGTTGATGATTGGTCTGATTGGAACAAGTGGATAAGTAACCGTGGAGGAATAGGTGTCCCACCAGAAAAGAGTTGGGAATCATGGTGGGAAGAAGAACAGGAGCATCTTCATCACTCGGGAAAGCGTGGTATTCTAGCGGAGATACTGTTATCTCTACGATTCTTTATCTATCAATATGGTCTAGTATATCATTTAACGATTACAAAGAAGATGAAAGACAGAAGTTTTTTG ATCTATGGGATATCATGGCTGGTGATCTTTCTAATATTGTTTGTGATGAAG ACTGTATCTGTTGGGCGACGAAAGTTCAGTGCTAACTTCCAGCTTGTGTTTCGTCTAATCAAGGGAATGATATTCCTAACTTTTGTGTCCATTCTTGTCACTTTGATTGCACTGCCTCATATGACGGTGCAGGATGTCATTGTATGCATTCTCGCTTTCATGCCAACCGGTTGGGGAATGCTCTTG ATTGCTCAAGCTTGTAAACCTGTTGTTCAACGAGCCGGGTTTTGGGGATCAGTTCGGACACTTGCACGTGGGTATGAAATCGTTATGGGCTTGCTCCTGTTCACTCCAGTTGCATTCCTCGCCTGGTTCCCTTTTGTGTCTGAATTCCAGACTCGTATGCTGTTCAACCAAGCATTCAGTAGAGGTCTGCAAATTTCTCGCATTCTTGGCGGCCATGGGAAGGGTCGCTCTTCAAGGAACAAGGAGTAA